TTCATTCGGCATGTTGCCCCGAACCTCGCCCTACTTCCCTCTACAGTTCGCGCTCGCGCAGGAGCGTGCGGATCCGTGCGATGTCGCGACGGACGAGCTGCATCCGTGCGTGATTGGTCAACTGGCGGGTTGCATACTGGAATCGAAGATTGAACAGCTCCTCCTGAAGATCACGCAGTCGACGTCGCGCCTCGGCATCGTCCAGCGCCCGCAGCTCGGTCATCTTCATGCGGTCGTCACCGCCGTTTCGCGCTCCATCAACCGCGTGGCGATGGGGAGCTTGTGCGCGGCGAGGTGGAGCGCCTCGCGCGCGAGCTCCGGCGCCACACCACCCACCTCGAACATGACCCGACCCGGTCGGACCACGGCGACCCAGTGGTCCGGCGCGCCTTTCCCGCCGCCCATGCGCGTCTCGGCCGGCTTGGCCGTGGCGGCTCGGTCCGGAAAGATCCGAATCCAGACCTTACCTCCGCGCTTCAGGTGATGCGTGATCGCACGCCGGGCCGCCTCGATCTGCCGCGCCGTGATCCATGCCGGCTCGAGCGCCTGCAGCCCGATCTCACCGAAGGAGATCACGTTGCCAGATGTCGCGATCCCCTTCATGCGCCCGCGCTGGGTCTTGCGATATTTAACGCGCTTCGGTTGAAGCATCGTCCTCATCCTCATCGGGTTCAAAGATCGCGGGGCCCTCGGGAATGACGATCTCCTCCTCAGCCTCGGCCACCGCCGGGCCTGGCGCTTCCGCGATTGGCGCCTGCGGCGGCGGTGCGACGCCGGCGCGTCCCCGCGGGGCCGGCACGGGCTCCGGCGCCTGGCCGGGCACCACATCCCCAAGATAGATCCAGGCCTTGACACCGATCAGTCCAAAGGTGGTGTGCGCCTCGGCCAGGCCATAGTCGATGTTGGCACGTATGGTGTGCAGCGGCACGCGGCCTTCCCGCTCCCACTCACGTCGCGACATCTCCGCGCCACCGAGCCGCCCGGACACCTGGACCCGGACGCCGCGCGCACCAAAGCGCATGGCACGCCCGACGGCCTGCTTCATCGCTCGGCGAAACGCGACCCGCCGTTGCAGCTGTTCGGCGATGCTCTGCGCCAGCAGGGTCGCATTGAGCTCTGGCTGGCGTATCTCCGAGATCGTGATGCGCGCCTTCTTGCCGGTCGTCGCTTCGAGCGTCTTGCGCAGCTCTTCGACCTTGGCGCCGCCCTTCCCGATGACAATGCCCGGCTTCGCCGCGTGGATCGTCACGCCGACCTGGTTCGCGGACCGTTCGATGTCGACGCGCGGGATCCCCGCGTCCGAGAGCCGGGACATGATCGTCCGCCGAATCGTGAGGTCTTCGTGAAGCAGGGTTGGAAAGGTACGGTCATCGGCATACCAACGCGCCTGGCGCTCCTTGTTGATGCCGAGCCGGAATCCGATCGGATGCACTTTTTGTCCCACGCCTCAGGCCTCCCGTTCCCTCACGACCACGGTGATATGGCTTGATCGCTTTCGCAGCGGCCCAACGCGGCCCCGTGCCTTGGCCCGGTACCGACGCAGCGATGTGCCCGGATCCGCGATGACGTTGGCGACGTACAGATCATTCGGATCGAGATCGAAGTTGTTCTCGGCGTTCGCCGCGGCAGACTTTACGGCCTTGAGTACGGGGGTCGACGCGCGCTGCGGCATGAACCGCAGCAGCGCGAGGGCGTCAGACAGCCGCTTTCCCTTGACCGCGTCGCCCACGAGCCGAACCTTGCGCGGCGTCATCCGCACGTTTCGGGCCGTGGCGCGAATTTCGATCTCAGCCATTCCTCTCACTCACGCGCCGGGCGCGCGCCTCGCACGCGGGCGCTCCCGCCGATCTCCATCCCACGACTAGCGAACCCGTGTTGCTTTCTC
The genomic region above belongs to Chloroflexota bacterium and contains:
- the rpmC gene encoding 50S ribosomal protein L29 codes for the protein MKMTELRALDDAEARRRLRDLQEELFNLRFQYATRQLTNHARMQLVRRDIARIRTLLREREL
- the rplP gene encoding 50S ribosomal protein L16, with protein sequence MLQPKRVKYRKTQRGRMKGIATSGNVISFGEIGLQALEPAWITARQIEAARRAITHHLKRGGKVWIRIFPDRAATAKPAETRMGGGKGAPDHWVAVVRPGRVMFEVGGVAPELAREALHLAAHKLPIATRLMERETAVTTA
- the rpsC gene encoding 30S ribosomal protein S3, whose amino-acid sequence is MGQKVHPIGFRLGINKERQARWYADDRTFPTLLHEDLTIRRTIMSRLSDAGIPRVDIERSANQVGVTIHAAKPGIVIGKGGAKVEELRKTLEATTGKKARITISEIRQPELNATLLAQSIAEQLQRRVAFRRAMKQAVGRAMRFGARGVRVQVSGRLGGAEMSRREWEREGRVPLHTIRANIDYGLAEAHTTFGLIGVKAWIYLGDVVPGQAPEPVPAPRGRAGVAPPPQAPIAEAPGPAVAEAEEEIVIPEGPAIFEPDEDEDDASTEAR
- the rplV gene encoding 50S ribosomal protein L22 → MEIRATARNVRMTPRKVRLVGDAVKGKRLSDALALLRFMPQRASTPVLKAVKSAAANAENNFDLDPNDLYVANVIADPGTSLRRYRAKARGRVGPLRKRSSHITVVVREREA